The proteins below come from a single Yamadazyma tenuis chromosome 5, complete sequence genomic window:
- a CDS encoding uncharacterized protein (COG:S; EggNog:ENOG503PZA7), whose translation MVLTGKVAPEEEEAKVIILDEKARFENQVIKTGQELSQMVERLNGVPVTSSSVTIDKHDSINTRVEEIINKIQVCEVILLTAQSKNINKLITIVEIAKSKGKSIRQYNKLYQLDSVNNPNYKPSHKISTQKQTDLEPKVYLLPILFIYLVPKDIKVELDWTSQ comes from the coding sequence ATGGTATTAACGGGCAAAGTAGCTCCcgaggaagaggaagcCAAAGTTATCATCCTTGATGAGAAAGCAAGATTTGAGAACCAAGTGATTAAAACTGGTCAGGAATTAAGCCAAATGGTTGAGAGGCTAAATGGTGTCCCAGTAACCAGTTCTTCTGTTACCATCGATAAACACGATTCCATAAATACAAGGGTCGAAGAGATTATAAATAAGATCCAAGTCTGTGAGGTAATATTGTTGACAGCTCAGTCTaagaatatcaacaagCTAATCACTATTGTTGAGATTGCAAAATCAAAAGGGAAGTCTATAAGACAGTACAACAAACtatatcaacttgattctgTGAATAACCCCAATTATAAACCATCGCATAAGATATCTACCCAGAAACAAACAGACTTGGAACCTAAGGTATACTTGTTGCCTATACTCTTTATATATTTGGTTCCTAAGGATATTAAAGTTGAATTAGACTGGACAAGCCAGTAA
- the ALB1 gene encoding ribosome biogenesis protein alb1 (COG:J; EggNog:ENOG503P4DJ): MPSRNSINKPKDKMLRNSHASSIGKKRASRTRESTRSATSRYNEDALPRPSDSRSIAVYTGNVSNPTHLTTNTLSNKKAKKLARNQKYVEKRLQKDLDDQMQTDEPKPINSLIKLKTKVKGENSTEKIRKALWGVVNGNDLSMFKVSPQANGTTVGVQSF; the protein is encoded by the coding sequence ATgccttcaagaaactcGATAAATAAACCTAAGGACAAGATGCTCCGTAACAGTCATGCCTCTTCAATCGGTAAGAAGAGAGCTAGTAGAACCAGAGAGTCTACTAGATCAGCCACTTCTCGTTATAATGAAGATGCACTTCCAAGACCCTCCGATTCCAGATCCATAGCCGTATACACTGGAAACGTTTCCAACCCTACTCACTTAACCACCAATACCTTATCCAATAAAAAagccaagaagttggccaGAAACCAAAAGTATGTTGAAAAGAGATTACAAAAAGACCTTGACGACCAAATGCAAACTGATGAACCAAAGCCAATAAACTCCTTgataaaattgaaaaccaaagtcaaaggaGAAAACTCCACCGAGAAGATAAGAAAGGCTTTATGGGGTGTAGTTAATGGTAATGATTTACTGATGTTTAAGGTTTCACCACAAGCTAACGGTACCACTGTTGGAGTTCAGTCATTTTAA
- the RPE1 gene encoding RIBULOSE-phosphate 3-epimerase (EggNog:ENOG503NX48; BUSCO:EOG092644Z6; COG:G) — translation MVKPIIAPSILSANFANLGCDCHKMYDAGADWLHIDVMDGNFVPNISLGLPVISSLRQEIPRSNEKSFFDCHMMVADPEKWVPEIAKAGGDQYTFHYEATKNPLELVKLIKENGMKAACAIKPGTPVDVLYPLAEHLDMALVMTVEPGFGGQKFMADMMPKVEDLRAKFPRLNIQVDGGLGKDTVPVAAKAGANVIVAGTAVFKAADPKEMIQLLRDEVTKSLKEKDLLDTRCLKRPIPRG, via the coding sequence ATGGTTAAACCAATTATAGCTCCTTCGATCTTATCGGCCAATTTCGCCAACTTGGGCTGTGACTGCCACAAGATGTACGATGCAGGTGCCGACTGGTTGCACATCGATGTAATGGATGGGAACTTTGTTCCTAACATCTCATTGGGATTGCCAGTGATATCGAGTTTGAGACAAGAGATCCCCCGGTCTAACGAAAAAAGTTTCTTTGACTGTCACATGATGGTGGCCGACCCAGAGAAGTGGGTTCCAGAAATTGCTAAAGCTGGGGGTGACCAGTACACTTTCCACTATGAAGCTACGAAGAATCCGCTTgagttggtcaaattgatcaaagaaaatggcATGAAGGCTGCATGTGCCATTAAACCGGGCACTCCTGTTGATGTATTGTATCCATTGGCAGAGCACTTGGACATGGCCTTGGTAATGACGGTGGAGCCAGGATTCGGAGGTCAGAAGTTCATGGCTGACATGATGCCTAAGGTTGAGGATTTGAGAGCCAAATTCCCCCGATTGAACATTCAAGTCGATGGAGGTTTGGGAAAGGACACAGTGCCAGTGGCCGCCAAGGCAGGTGCCAATGTGATTGTTGCCGGCACGGCAGTGTTTAAAGCTGCTGATCCTAAGGAGATGATTCAACTCTTAAGGGACGAAGtcaccaagtcattgaaggAAAAAGACCTACTTGACACTCGGTGTTTAAAGCGGCCAATCCCAAGGGGATGA
- a CDS encoding uncharacterized protein (EggNog:ENOG503P2HU; COG:S): MSDPTETSGASHSEQILEASRRNNTELLLQIKSDLNNDQMKLSQLINSTKEIITNNTPLHLACHLGNWEFIDIVLDIEGVEIDPKNRAGETPLHLAVKYANDEPDHGYYVVDNLLDAGSDPRILDSYKLKPINYVKDNANLTELLEGAEYAISMEGQGLQETQEGDDGEESDGPSDSESE, from the coding sequence ATGTCAGACCCCACGGAAACTAGTGGTGCCTCGCACAGCGAGCAAATATTAGAGGCAtccagaagaaacaacACAGAGCTCTTATTACAGATCAAATCtgacttgaacaacgaCCAGATGAAGTTGTCtcaattgatcaactccaccaagGAAATTATAACCAACAACACTCCTTTGCATTTGGCATGTCATCTCGGAAACTGGGAGTTCATCGATATAGTTTTGGACATTGAGGGGGTTGAAATTGACCCCAAGAACAGGGCTGGTGAAACTCCGTTGCATTTGGCCGTGAAGTACGCCAATGATGAACCTGATCATGGGTATTACGTGGTGGATAATTTACTTGATGCCGGATCCGATCCTAGAATACTTGATAGCTACAAGTTAAAACCTATTAACTACGTCAAAGACAATGCCAATTTGACGGAGTTATTAGAAGGAGCCGAGTATGCAATTTCTATGGAAGGTCAGGGCCTCCAAGAGACTcaagaaggtgatgatgggGAAGAAAGCGATGGGCCTTCTGACTCTGAGTCTGAATAA
- a CDS encoding tRNA-specific adenosine deaminase (BUSCO:EOG09263CG2; COG:A; EggNog:ENOG503NXM6), producing MGELHDDSSQLAQKIADTVVQTFNGLNIKSGKPITRSNGVQEWTVMAGIVLIQGDTNIPISICTGVKALPDQVRSYSEGRIVHDLHAEILCFRAFNRFLIDECQNRESTLVEKNPDTEKYVLKPHIKVALFVTEPPCGDASMGYLSAKTSNNTPWEIPQEDGAGYKRRKTKTEMVRGRNHFDQLGIVRTKPGRSDSVKTLSKSCSDKICLKQLVGLNNSITSQFYEPVYLDFLVLHKTKYHEPDIRRCFDERFPITIGKKLKTIVYVKNAYPYEKHEGAVPSPLSLVHMAWRNETQVINNGVKNGSFIKNRPPNPGGESSLCNKALVKHSMLVYEPKQKTYQELKEAQTDRNILKKDAKQLLENWVDTTKDNFLLG from the coding sequence ATGGGTGAGTTGCACGATGATTCTTCACAATTGGCACAAAAAATAGCTGATACCGTAGTACAAACATTTAATGGGTTGAACATAAAGTCCGGGAAACCCATAACTCGATCAAATGGGGTCCAAGAATGGACAGTGATGGCTGGGATAGTTCTAATTCAAGGTGATACAAATATACCGATTTCGATTTGCACTGGAGTGAAAGCCCTTCCAGACCAAGTACGAAGCTATTCTGAGGGTAGAATAGTGCACGATCTACATGCGGAGATCCTCTGCTTTCGAGCTTTTAACCGGTTTTTGATCGACGAGTGCCAGAATCGTGAGTCTACGTTAGTAGAGAAGAACCCAGACACAGAGAAATATGTCTTAAAGCCTCATATAAAAGTGGCTCTTTTTGTGACTGAACCTCCGTGTGGAGACGCATCTATGGGGTATTTGAGTGCCAAAACATCGAATAACACGCCGTGGGAGATCCCACAGGAGGATGGAGCAGGATATAAGAGACGTAAAACTAAAACTGAGATGGTAAGAGGACGAAACCATTTTGATCAGTTGGGAATTGTACGAACAAAGCCTGGCAGGCTGGACTCAGTGAAAACACTTAGCAAATCCTGCTCTGACAAAATCTGCCTCAAACAGTTGGTGGGGCTAAACAATAGTATTACCAGCCAATTTTATGAGCCAGTTTATCTTGATTTTTTGGTACTTCACAAAACAAAGTACCATGAACCAGATATCAGAAGATGCTTTGACGAGAGGTTTCCCATAACCATCGGGAAGAAGCTCAAGACAATTGTGTACGTAAAGAACGCTTACCCATATGAAAAGCATGAAGGTGCTGTTCCATCACCGCTTTCGTTAGTGCACATGGCCTGGCGAAACGAGACTCAAGTCATTAACAATGGAGTTAAAAATGGTagcttcatcaagaacCGGCCTCCAAATCCCGGAGGCGAAAGCTCACTTTGCAATAAGGCATTGGTAAAACACAGCATGTTGGTATATGAGCCAAAACAAAAGACATACCAAGAGCTAAAAGAAGCTCAAACAGATAGGaacatcttgaagaaagatgcAAAACagcttttggaaaactgggtcgacaccaccaaagatAACTTTCTATTGGGATAA
- the FIS1 gene encoding mitochondrial membrane protein (BUSCO:EOG09265A4E; COG:M; EggNog:ENOG503P1Y3), giving the protein MSNLLYPALKDFEHTIPIERLNVLRNQVESENPDPSAGSLFNYAWGLIKTKGHKYNQEGVEILKELYRKEPDIRKDCLYYLSMGSLKLGDYTSARQYIEELLKIEPDNSQGQAMKNVIEDKITKEGLIGLGIAGGILAVGVGIIGALIRRKR; this is encoded by the coding sequence ATGTCTAACTTGCTCTATCCCGCGTTGAAAGACTTCGAACATACGATCCCCATAGAACGATTAAATGTCCTAAGAAATCAAGTGGAATCAGAAAACCCCGATCCATCGGCTGGATCACTTTTCAATTATGCTTGGGGATTAATAAAGACCAAAGGTCACAAATACAACCAAGAAGGAGTAGAAATTTTGAAGGAGCTATACAGAAAGGAGCCTGACATCAGAAAAGACTGTTTATACTATTTATCTATGGGGTCATTAAAGCTCGGGGATTACACGAGCGCACGGCAATACATCGAGGAGTTGTTAAAGATTGAGCCTGACAACAGCCAGGGCCAAGCCATGAAAAACGTAATTGAAGACaagatcaccaaagaaggtCTAATTGGTCTTGGAATAGCAGGAGGAATACTTGCTGTTGGTGTGGGGATAATAGGTGCCCTCATAAGAAGAAAGCGTTGA